One Caretta caretta isolate rCarCar2 chromosome 6, rCarCar1.hap1, whole genome shotgun sequence genomic region harbors:
- the LOC125638465 gene encoding transmembrane protein 178B isoform X1 — translation MAAAAQALSGSGLLLAAAALALLAVAIGTDSWYQTDARRHRERCRGFGHKRSDPPGSMSAPSPHLPLRARPPRALLPGHPPASAPAPAAAALDSHCGRRFNSTVSGLWRRCHRRGYEPDSEELIRKGVIQRCTAVKYHYTSSSLPRNLPINITNIIRQDEWHALHLRRMTAGFIGMAVSIILFGWIIGMLGCCKQHELMQYVAGLLFLMGGTCCIISLCTCVAGINFELSRYPRYVYGLPEDISHGYGWSMFCAWGGLGLTLLAGFLCTLAPSLNASRTAVQKPRQENGAV, via the exons ATGGCGGCCGCGGCTCAGGCGCTGAGCGGCTCGGGGCTGCTTTTGGCCGCCGCCGCCCTCGCCCTCCTGGCCGTGGCCATCGGCACCGACTCCTGGTACCAGACGGACGCGCGGCGGCACCGCGAGCGCTGCCGGGGCTTCGGCCACAAGCGCAGCGACCCGCCCGGCTCCATGTCGGCGCCCAGCCCGCACCTGCCGCTCCGCGCCCGCCCCCCGCGGGCCCTGCTGCCCGGCCACCCCCCGGcctcggccccggccccggccgccGCCGCCCTGGACTCGCACTGCGGCCGCCGCTTCAACTCCACCGTGTCCGGGCTCTGGAGGCGCTGCCACCGCAGGGGGTACGAGCCAGACAGCGAGGAGCTCATCCGGAAAG GAGTTATTCAGCGCTGCACTGCTGTGAAGTACCATTACACCTCATCCTCTCTGCCACGCAACTTACCCATCAATATTACCAACATCATCCGGCAGGACGAGTGGCATGCTCTCC ATCTGCGGAGAATGACAGCTGGTTTCATTGGCATGGCAGTCTCCATCATCCTGTTTGGCTGGATCATTGGTATGCTGGGCTGCTGTAAACAGCACGAGCTCATGCAATATGTGGCAGGGCTGCTCTTCCTCATGGGAG GTACATGCTGTATCATCTCACTCTGTACCTGTGTGGCTGGGATTAATTTTGAGTTGTCTCGCTATCCTCGCTATGTCTATGGGCTACCAGAGGATATCAGCCATGGCTACGGCTGGTCCATGTTCTGTGCCTGGGGAGGCCTAGGACTTACTCTTTTGGCTGGATTCCTCTGCACGCTGGCCCCCTCACTCAATGCCTCTCGTACTGCTGTACAGAAACCCCGACAGGAAAATggagctgtgtga
- the LOC125638465 gene encoding transmembrane protein 178B isoform X2 gives MAAAAQALSGSGLLLAAAALALLAVAIGTDSWYQTDARRHRERCRGFGHKRSDPPGSMSAPSPHLPLRARPPRALLPGHPPASAPAPAAAALDSHCGRRFNSTVSGLWRRCHRRGYEPDSEELIRKGVIQRCTAVKYHYTSSSLPRNLPINITNIIRQDEWHALRTCCIISLCTCVAGINFELSRYPRYVYGLPEDISHGYGWSMFCAWGGLGLTLLAGFLCTLAPSLNASRTAVQKPRQENGAV, from the exons ATGGCGGCCGCGGCTCAGGCGCTGAGCGGCTCGGGGCTGCTTTTGGCCGCCGCCGCCCTCGCCCTCCTGGCCGTGGCCATCGGCACCGACTCCTGGTACCAGACGGACGCGCGGCGGCACCGCGAGCGCTGCCGGGGCTTCGGCCACAAGCGCAGCGACCCGCCCGGCTCCATGTCGGCGCCCAGCCCGCACCTGCCGCTCCGCGCCCGCCCCCCGCGGGCCCTGCTGCCCGGCCACCCCCCGGcctcggccccggccccggccgccGCCGCCCTGGACTCGCACTGCGGCCGCCGCTTCAACTCCACCGTGTCCGGGCTCTGGAGGCGCTGCCACCGCAGGGGGTACGAGCCAGACAGCGAGGAGCTCATCCGGAAAG GAGTTATTCAGCGCTGCACTGCTGTGAAGTACCATTACACCTCATCCTCTCTGCCACGCAACTTACCCATCAATATTACCAACATCATCCGGCAGGACGAGTGGCATGCTCTCC GTACATGCTGTATCATCTCACTCTGTACCTGTGTGGCTGGGATTAATTTTGAGTTGTCTCGCTATCCTCGCTATGTCTATGGGCTACCAGAGGATATCAGCCATGGCTACGGCTGGTCCATGTTCTGTGCCTGGGGAGGCCTAGGACTTACTCTTTTGGCTGGATTCCTCTGCACGCTGGCCCCCTCACTCAATGCCTCTCGTACTGCTGTACAGAAACCCCGACAGGAAAATggagctgtgtga